In one window of Myxococcales bacterium DNA:
- a CDS encoding aromatic ring-hydroxylating dioxygenase subunit alpha: protein MVRLPLEVDGTLDDILASFDDKAPLEEAKTLSGPWYTDPSVHRLETRAVFGGTWQFAAREDQLRRSGDFVTTVIGGEPIVVVRGDDGVLRAFFNVCRHHAAAVATEPSGCAERLRCPYHGWTYSLAGELRSTPEFDGVRNFDKAAFGLVPVAVATWEKFVFVNTSPDPMPLEAHMGSLPEQFAPLGVGKLHFAERREYELACNWKVFVDNYLDGGYHVPFLHKGLSSILAFKDYTIENFDRFCLQSSPIDASTGEAMTASVRKGKALYYWLYPNLMLNWYEGYLDTNFVVPLGVDRMKVVFDFYFADVSEAVRERNRTSMGVSERIQDEDHAICESVQRGLSSRAYGQGRLSVRREAGENLFHKLLARDLRAAHRR, encoded by the coding sequence ATGGTCCGTTTGCCGCTAGAAGTCGATGGAACGCTCGACGACATCCTCGCCTCCTTCGACGACAAGGCGCCGCTCGAGGAGGCAAAGACCCTCTCGGGACCTTGGTACACCGACCCGAGCGTCCATCGCCTCGAGACGCGCGCCGTCTTCGGCGGCACGTGGCAGTTCGCGGCGCGCGAAGACCAGCTTCGGCGTTCCGGCGACTTCGTGACCACGGTCATCGGCGGCGAGCCCATCGTCGTCGTGCGCGGCGACGACGGCGTCTTGCGCGCGTTCTTCAACGTTTGCCGCCATCACGCGGCGGCGGTGGCCACCGAGCCGTCGGGGTGCGCCGAGCGTCTTCGCTGCCCCTACCACGGCTGGACGTATTCGCTCGCGGGCGAGCTCCGGTCGACGCCCGAGTTTGACGGTGTTCGGAACTTCGACAAGGCGGCCTTTGGTCTCGTGCCGGTGGCCGTCGCCACCTGGGAGAAGTTCGTCTTCGTCAACACGTCGCCCGATCCCATGCCTCTCGAGGCTCACATGGGGAGTCTGCCGGAGCAGTTCGCGCCGCTCGGTGTCGGCAAGCTCCACTTCGCGGAGCGCCGCGAATACGAGCTCGCCTGCAACTGGAAGGTCTTCGTCGACAACTACCTCGACGGCGGCTACCACGTTCCGTTTCTCCACAAAGGCTTGAGCAGCATCCTCGCGTTCAAGGACTACACGATCGAAAATTTCGATCGCTTCTGCCTCCAGTCGAGCCCCATCGACGCCTCCACGGGTGAGGCCATGACGGCGTCGGTCCGCAAAGGCAAGGCGCTCTACTACTGGCTCTACCCGAACCTCATGCTCAACTGGTACGAGGGGTACCTCGACACGAACTTCGTCGTGCCGCTCGGCGTGGATCGCATGAAGGTCGTCTTCGACTTCTACTTCGCCGACGTGAGCGAAGCCGTTCGCGAGCGGAACCGCACCAGCATGGGCGTCAGCGAGCGCATCCAGGACGAAGACCATGCCATTTGCGAGTCGGTGCAACGCGGTCTGTCGTCGCGGGCCTACGGCCAAGGTCGCCTGTCGGTGCGGCGCGAGGCCGGCGAGAACCTCTTCCACAAGCTCCTGGCGCGCGACCTGAGGGCCGCGCACCGGCGATAG